GTCCAGCGCCGTGCGATTATCGTAAAAGTTGAGCGCTCATCAAAATTTCGCTGCGGATGAGAGTCGCAGTCGCATTCCATTTCCATCGGACAGAGTTGTTATACTTTTGCAGACCGTGAGCGAGCTATCGCTTGAGGACAAACCAAGACTCAGAGGCCAGTTAGtttcaaaagcggccaagtgcgagtcggactcgcacatgaagggttccgtatttaggcgatttatgacctataaaaaaaaactacttactagatctcgttcaaaccaattttcggtggaagtttacatggtaatgtacatcatatattttttttagttttatcattctcttattttagaagttacagggggggggacacacattttaccactttggaagtgtctctcgcgcaaactattcagtttagaaaaaaatgatattagaaacctcaatatcatttttgaagacctatccatagatatcccacacgtatgggtttgatgaaaaaaaaatttttgagtttcagttcgaagtatggggaaccccaaaaatttattgttttttttctatttttgtgtgaaaatcttaatgcggttcacagaatacatctactaaccaagtttcaacagtatagttcttatagtttcggagataagtggctgtgacatacggacggacagacagacggacagacggacagacagacagacatgacgaatctataagggttccgttttttgccatttggctacggaaccctaaaaacgtcgtATGAAACACGTGTGCTGTGGTCAATACACACACGGGCTTCTTATTGTGCGCTCGCTTCCGCACAGTATTGCCTCGAGTATAATGACGCATCACGTAGCACAGGATTATTATAATGTACAATGTTATCAATACATGGTGGGATCCATTTAAAGGCATTTTTGGTATCATATGTTTTCATGGCCGACTTTGAAGTCAAAGACCAAAAAGTTTCATGACAAAAAACatcttctactttttcctaatcagaacacgataccaAATATGCTTAAACGGAtctcaacccttttttcaccttTTATGACATGTAAAGGgtaaaaacaagtattttttattgcaaGTGGAGTTCGaatgaatcatcatcatctgccTGCGCCATTTCCCATCAtctggggtcggctctccttgTCCGTTTTCTCCATTCCGGGCGATTTTGAGCGATATCTGGGTTCGAATAGATAAGTCCACATTTTCACAAGTTACTCCGAGTCCGATTCTCGCCAAGGAATCAGAATCCACGGACAGTTGGCTTAACTGGGCTCTATCTTGCAGCGCGGGCGTGACATCCTTGCAAATTTTGGGATCCGATTTCCATGGATTTTCTACTTTTTCTTCAGTTGTGGCTAGTACCGCCTTTTTCCTCGTAAAGTAATATTTGTGGCTTTAATGAAATAATCTACATTCTATAATTGTGCGATTAAAACGATTTCCGGTACCTACACTCAATtttccttaaaaaaaatatttttgagatacTTAAAGTATTTTTAACTTACGGCCCGATTAAAGCTTTaatgatacgtcaaatattacgtcgaGATACGATATAGATTAGATGTCAGTGTAAAAAGTcacctaaaataaaatcaacataCCATCGCCcaaactgttaactgtacatcagtggaccttatgcgtTTTGTATAAGGCCCAccaatgtacagttaacagtgttgcTCTATGTACCATTTTCcgctatattaaaataaaagctgTGATTGTTGAATACAAGTTTTGATTGGCTAAAATTAAATTCTATATGTCAAACCTATTGCGCGGCATTACAATATTTGACGTTGTCAACATGCGCGCAGTACAGTTGAGTCGCTCGAGGCACAATTCCCTTGGGGCCATTTTAGGCCTCTAGTCTATAGTTAGACTTTTATACTTATTCTAATTCACAGATAACACTAACTTATATTACAAGTGTTATCAATATATATAACTACATCAATTTTCCACATTAGTTCGCGCCATTATATAAGTAGCGACCACTCGTTTTCCGAGTTAGTGCACAATGCACATAAAAACACAGTGTGTGTTGCTGGTTGTGTTCAGTGTGTGCAACGACGGTAAACTGTTCACGCGTTGCAAGTTGGCAGCCGAGTTGATGAAACAGAAAAGTATTGAAAAAACTTTTCTTGGAAATTGTAAGTATTCGTTGCATACATCGAAAGAGAACCTACTAAATTGGGGCTCCCTGCGAAAAGCTTTTACGACACTTTTTGGACTGTGACAATTTAATTTTGAGTAATGATGTTTTTTTTGCGGCACTAAACACATATCACGAAAACATAAGAAGAACAGTTACTACgattcaggccgcgtagccaacgtgccaatcgcttacgctccgtagcgatcgaaacgcaactgtcactgttgcactaatatgaaagagtgatagagaggcacaaagcgtttcgttgtcgaagcgatagcgattgtcagcttggctaggccggctgatgtATCTCGGCGAAGCATAGTTATCGTTTAAGTAATTCAAAGAAAACTTTAATAGGTAACATcggttaatttgtaaatatgtcaaactgcaattagtagTAAAAAGTACAATTCTAACAAATATTGatatttctataaaatattacacaattccaaataattataactaaatattaCAGACCAATTATGTTATTTTGGCGGTGAACCAgacactaaaggggcccactgatgaccagtctgccggacgatttcggtctgtcagttaaacgcaaaaggtgacagttccgaacaactgacaggtcgatatcgtccggcgaactgatcatcagtgggccccttaagcagAGGCTATCTCCCAAGcattgaatagaatagaatagaatagaatataatttattcgtaagcacacagacaatacataatatgaaagaaaacacaaaataagattaaagtgccacgaaatggcctcatctcagcatgttgctggaaCACTATACTATCACAAAGTAATTAAATACCAACTAGAAAtcgataattaatattattttgtctACAGAAATGCCAAAGGTGCGCAAAAACGGTAGCTGTATTGACATTCATATTGCTAATCTAGCCTACTGCGCATAACATCGTAACAGCCATTGGACAACTCATTCAATTGTCTACCGTATTGCCGAGAAATAAGTTTCAAATTGAATCTGTTTTTTTAATGGCCATTACGACTGTTTAGCATGAGTAGTAGTAATCTGAGGAAACACTATCTTTAATGACTTAGCACTGATAACAGTAAGTGCggctataaataataaaatgatacTTAAATAAGTGGTTATGTTTTTTGATAAgaagaaaatacatacctatgttaCTATTTATAAAATCGACTAtcattaaacaaataaaaaaaaaactcgattttccttaaacatttttaagtccgcagcaagctcggttctccatacaaacgtagtcacgctctcattttaaaacgactagctaAATTGCTCTAAAACTTGATACGTATAATAGGATAAGGTAGGTATATCTATTCCTGTAATTATCTATGCCgaattaatgtttttaatacaaaaattgtttaatgctctatttcgtttgttATATAAGTCTACATAAACTAACTAGCTTTTGctcgcggcttcgcacgcgcagtcTCCTCCTGATGCTGTGCTCCTgaggtttttttaattttggacccccatttcaccgctttaggggatgaattttgaaaaatcctttcttagtggacccctagatcttataaggaacctacatgccaaatttggactttctagtcccagcggtttgggctgtgaaatgaaatgaaatgaaatgaaatgtttatttgccagaatacgtTACAATTAGGTCTTAATACAGTTATAGCATCAGTATTCAGTCGACATAAAGCCAACATGCAAAATGTTTGTAAATTATAATTCGGGTACATCAGGTACATGCAATACAATTATAATAATCCTAATAACATAATGTCAAttcattacaaataaaattaaaaatagaaatacttataaattgcacattaaaaaaattaagctaaaataaaatagattgaTGGTATGTCAGAGTTATGTCctgaattatttaaatattacatttcgaAATTTAAATAGTCCTTAATAGTATAAAAGCAATGATATTGGAGCCATTTAGTCAGTTCTTTCTTAAATACATTTCCATGCAATATTCTCAATTCATGAGGGAGATTATTGAACAAAACAATACACATGTTATACGCATTTTTCCTATAGATATCAGATTTACAAGCTGGCTGgtatatcatatttttatactgGGCTCGTAGCTCTCTAGCAAATATGTCATCTCTGTTTTTAAAATATCCTGGGTGGTTCTTAATAAATTGGCATGCCTTCAAGATGTACATAGAAGCTAAGGGgagaattttaaatttatggaaTAAAGGTCTGCAACTATCATCAAATCGAACCCCACCTATTTCTCTTAAACATTTTTTCTGAATTATGAATGCCCTGTGAACGTCAACAGAATTGCCCCAGAGCAAGAGTCCGTAATTGAGAGTGGACGACACATACCCAtggtgcgttgatttaagtcagtcagtcagtcaggtctttcacgtttatatatatagatagattacATGCGCATACAATTATATGCGCAAAGGTTTATTACAACATAGTTTTTAAATGtgaacgaaactccgtttgtatgggaaggtgaaattcggccgagcttgctgCGAACTCTTAAGTTTAGTGCATGTTTACCAATGTgtctaaatgttttttttaaatgattatgGTATCATTAAATATGTTGTTGTTCAGATTAAGTAAAAGCAGGAGTTTTATCCCCACTTCAGatgatattataaaaaatactattacataatGAGTACCTAGAGTACCTAAACTTACGGACAAAGTCAATACCTACCAGTCCCACAATGAAGCCGGCGGTCCGCacctaattattatacaacgcatgacaTTGACATTTAAACTTCGAACGCGTAACGGCCGCAAAAAGTTTGACTCTACTTACCACTTCTATTCGTTTCATTTGGAACCTTATTATAATATCTACAGAGTCTCTAATCTTGTGTTCTTATTTTATCAATCGTGCGCTTTTGTGTTGCTTGGATTTTCatctttatttgtttataaGCCAGTATCAATCCAAGCCATGAGGATATCACACGTTTTATATTTAATCGTGTTGTGTTATGCCAGTGCGCGGGCAAAGAGGTTTGACACAAGATGTAAACTTGTTCGTGAATTGGGTAGAGTGGGATTCCCTAACGATATTTTCCTTGGACAATGTGAGTAGAATATTATGAGGAAAGAATAAATCAAGTGTTAGCaggaaaatagactttaaaaaatagatattgtgAGTGCAATAGCAGATTCAAAGTAGGTACGCGTACGTACGTTTACAATGCAGAAAATGAAGAATTATTGTTTCCACTCTATTTGGAaggacataaataaataaaaatatatattttcaatCAAAAATCTCAATTCAAAAAACTCTGGTTACGGATGTGTAAGTTGCGAAAATCTTCCAAAAACTTGGACGAGTTCTCGGAAATTTTAGAATAATTTCACAGGAACCCAAATAATATTTCAATTCCTTTACAAAAATAGAATATTTCTGATGCCACATCAGTCGGTCTGGTATCCTTTGAACCAGTTTTTCAAATCAGGACTGATCATTAGttacaaaatacatacctacataagtaaTTTTTAAGGGACAACACATTATTTACATCCTTAATTATCAACAAACAGTTTTTGCTTATCACGATTCACGAAACGCGGCCACGACACACGGGCCGATATCACTCCACGAAACGCAGCGTTGCGCGATGTAGCATTTGCGCTTTGAATGAATACCTGAGGGGCTAGCAAAGATGGCAATCGTACATTGATAAAAGCCaaacgaaaaataaaaatgtatcgggatgacagatgctacgaaaagccacgtgactatttccatacattatttaagtttccatTCGGCTTTTCTACCAACAATATTGTCGTCTTGGTTAGGCCCTATGTATGAAAATTATAAGTACAGACTTTAATAAACTTCTGTGAGactcagacatattaaatatattaaaaggaGTCACTCGTGACATGACGTAATTATTCGTACGAATAATTGTTCAATTCTTTTATGCTCATCTCGCTCTGTTACCACACGAACCCGCAATGTTTGTTGCGGGCTGTACACCCTCGTCGAGAGACCCAGAGACAGGCCGAGAACGAGTGTGTACATACTGCTCCCTTCTCGTCTCGCTCTTATTCGTGTCGTCTCGCCATTCTCTGATTCAGTCGGAGCGTTGCCGAGACTCTCGGCGAGAGGCTCTTGACGAGAGTGTACAAACAgtaacactcctaactgtacttacatcggtggaccttattacttaaaggccccagtacacaatgggccagcgtgggccattctgggggacgcatttatgcgttagagggagcaagtgatatcgctatctcattctaccgcatggctgcttcccttggactggccggcgatggcccattgtgtacataTGGTCTACCGATACTGGCCTTATACATatggtccaccgatgtacagttaacagtgtgtgcGATGGTACAGCCGGCGTCAAGAGCGAGctatttttgaaaactgactatTACTGTTTTATAGTTTTAGAAACCTTATACCGgttgtacacactcgtcgagagccACCGCGTAGCCACGGAGGGTGACGGTTTATTGTTGCGTGTGTTGTGCGCCTATCTTATTTAACAATCGGTTTTCCTTGAATCAACACGGATCTTCCCACGGAGTAATCGTATTGTACTAGTAGTGtgataattattgtcaataccTTGTCGTATTAAATAAGTACCACTACTTAGTAAATAAAAAGGTGTCTAACGTGTAGTTTTGTAATAGTGGGTAAGCGACGATGTCAGTGTCACTTTCCTTGataaatggggttggccggtcgatttagcagatggcgccatcatagcttgccctgtcaatccctggAATTGTATAAAATCAAATCATACTTCTATAAATTATAGTGTTGTCCGAGTTTTTTCTATcacttatgaaaatattttgcttTAGAACTGTggcatttaaattataattataattgaacGAAGACaatgagatttaattttgagaAATAGTttatgggcccgattcagattttgaactagacatctattagatgtctattaggcatcaccaagatacgataacgatatgtttaagatctaacctgtcaaatttggcatttccgcgattctggagatactcttgaacgatttccacaagatattattacgatattttaacgtaagagtgacatttgttgcccgaattgagctgcaaaacagaactagttgaaatctaaagtacaacgtatctagtacatatcgtatcgttctctagtctagaacggatcttgttttccaaATACAGCGGTTTGACTATTCTATAGGGATGAACATGTAAGTCATAATATGTTTCGTCGAAATGTATGAGAAGGCAAACTTTTTTTGCGATTTGGACGTTGACCCTACAGTAAAAATTGTTCAGTCTGACATGTATTCACCCCTCAGAGTATTCAGAACATAACAAAGATGCCGTGTAGTTGCGAGGTTTCACGGTTTTCAAAACTCGCAAAGTCGCAAGCCCTTCATattgtttgtatattttatattgtttgtatacagtgtgtggcctataacgcgggcgaaaaattaaaacgtagattctactcctcaaacaataaaacttttgttcaacaactttttgaaattatgtactattaaaattgtccctttttcaaacaaactaaataatatttttctactccagcacttaaatgtgtcaattaaatgactgacagtgatatctaaagcaatgtcatttgaatgctttgtctataggctcataagatgactgctagcagtcatcttatgagtataatacaactgctttatttttttttaagatacaagttccgatcatcttgattgaaagaggtatgttttcatttacaataataactcttttttttttaaataataactcttttttttttaaataataactcaatttttttaaataataactcttttttttttaataataactttttttttttttttttgctgcagctgtcatagaaaaagtaatgtatgcaacagctcataattggttcttaaaattctcgggtctttttttacaaaactcgactacgtctcgttttgtaacttcgacccttgaattttaagaacccttattatatcactgttgcataaactactatttcaatgaactttaaattccgtctaattgacattgcccgtcagtcttgtcaccgtacaggcataatcaatttcgtaatacattgcgtgttcgattaaattttaaagtgttttaaaatacaaaccacaagttatttttaaaagtcgctgaacaaacattgtctagtttgaggagtagaatctacgttttaatttttcgcccgcgttataggccacacactgtattatATGGTTGGCATTTAATTGACAGGGGTGTGCCTAATTGAGAAAGTGAGCAACAGGGATACGAAGGCTTTCGTCGTCACGCCGAGCGGGAAGAAATATTATGGACTTTATCAGGTAACCTTTTTAACATAATTCTACGTTTTAAAATGTAATGCGTTTTGCTGATTctttaaaattacatatatcttaaaaaatacataaaataaacctCTAATCGCAGCAAACGTGTTAAACAAAAAATAGCTGTCTGCTTCAATCAGTCccttttttatattagttttaagAGTTACAAAAAACGATGGACTAAAAGCGTTCTCTAACAAACTAAAACAACATAAATGGGTtgtacaacaaaacaaatgagtgttcaataggtaggtatgtacacaAGTTCAAGttcaatacatatacctacgtaattaAGTATCAATAGGTACTAATGTCGCTTTTGGTTATGTCGTGAGTTTTTTCTTCcgtttattataaaaacatgtTGCCTTATCACTGGGAatttttaatgaatgttttaccTGAACGAAGGTATAAGAGGTAATTATAGGCTATGGGTATACTATGGTATAGTACTATAGTTGGTTGTTTTTTATATGGTACATTTTAATATACATCAGGGCATTTCTATCACAATAGGTACCTGAATATGCAAGTGAGACTCTAAATTGACATATACTCGTACCGTGGAATATTTCTAAATACAGTGTAGAACGATATGTCAAGCGTACTaatataatgtacctaattgTTTTTCAGATCCCTAGCCGCTGGTGCCGGTCGGGGAAGAAAGGTGGCGAATGCAACATCGCCTGTGAATGTGagcatatttataaatatatatatatatatatatagagagagagacagagagagagagagagagagacattCTTACAACTTCTTCATATGATAATATTATACCTTATATATAATAACGGAAGTTGCAGTTACACAACCGGCGACAAACAGGCACAGAAACAAACTATTGCAATCCGTCTCCGGCGGTTTACAATCCGGTTTACGTCCGGTGCACGGGATGAGTCGTAAAATTACTACGAGTTTAAAATGCTTTCGAGtggagtatttttttaaatacttgcaAGTATTTTTGAAATCGTGAGTAGTTTTTTCGCTCGGTTGTTTTGGATATAAAATACAAGCGtagttattagtgttattttttgtttttctcaAAATAGTCGTAATTTTTTCGCTCTGGAGCCGTAAGAGAGAAACCCTTGGCCCGACCTGAcaaatttttacttttaaatattgattacaGTAGATAACCACAAATATATTCCGTCTGGAGACGTCCGGTTTACGTCCGTGTGTTGTCcgttgttacggttttgaactggttttgatactacCTTGACGATAGTCCTGGTGATTAGCGCGTATTTTACGCACGACCTTCACTTTATTAagcaatcagcgtgagcgatctatAAGGTCGGATCATAATGAGATTAAAACCGAAACAAAATAGTTTAATCTGAATCGTGATCCAGGCTAAAAATCTGGCAACAGGCACAAGTACGTAAACTAGAAAAATACGCATGATATTTTTACCTGTTACTTTCAAATCCGGGATTTCTCCGAACCTACTAGTTCCAGTATATAACGATTGTGCATTTTTAGTATCTGAACACTCGAGTACTCAATCTGTACTTGGACTTGTAGGATTTGAGATTATGCGATCAGAAGTCAGCCAGTCTGCTTAATTAAAAGGACACTACACTACAGCGAAGTTAATCTGATTGTCATACAatgtttcgtttttagggttccgtacccaaagggtaaaaacgggaccccattactaagactccgctgtccgtccgtccgtccgtccgtccgtccgtccgtccgtccgtccgtccgtccgtctgtcaccaggctgtatctcacgaaccgtgatagctagacagttgaaattttcacagatgatgtatttctgtcgccgctataacaacaaatactaaaaacagaataaaataaagatttaagtggggctcccatacaacaaacgtgatttttgaccgaagttaaagcaacgtcgggcggggtcagtacttggatgggtgaccgtttttttgcttgtttttttgcttgttttgctctattttttgttgatggtgcggaaccctccgcgtgcgagtccgactcgcacttggccggttttttttatttacaaagaaTGTGCTCGGAAAAGGTTTTCTTATTCGGATTGAAACAgttcaaaaaaattatttaaaaattcgtGTCTTTGTAGGCACTGTTGTAGGCATATTTATCGAAATTGGTTTGACGTTGATAGCTTTCAACAATTATTGTCTAAAAAAGTTACGaatccattaggtactgccaattttttttataacttatgATATTTCAACAGTACCTAACGACGCTTCCGCAAACAAGTATGTAGCATTAGTTAGAAAAACATCTTATCTTCTTTCGACACAATTTCTAACACTATAGTAAAATAactaagttttcatgccaaaGTGCTATGTCAAGTATGGAGTATGCGTTCTTATTGCcaagtatatgtataaataaatattaggggacatcttacacagatcaacctagccccaaactaagcaaagctggTACTATGGGtaataggcgacgatatacatacttatatagatacatacatacttatatacatagaaaacatccatgactccggaacaaatattagtgttcatcacacaaataaatgcccttactgggattcgaacccaggaccatcggcgtAGCAGgcggggtcactacccactaggccagaccggtcgtcaaatatgcAAAGGTAGTGTGGCCAGtcatactttttagggttccgtacccaaaaggtaaaacgggaccctattactaaaactccgctgtccgtctgtctgtctgtctgtccgtatgtctgtcaccaggctgtatttcaagagccgtgatagctagacagctgaaattttcacagatgatgtttttctgttgccgctataataaataacaacaaatactaaaaacagaataaaataaatatttaagtggggctgccATACAACATACTTGATTTTTTGccgcgtaatggtacggaaccgttcgtgcgcgagtccgactcgcacttggtcggtttttttaataagttagatcaaaatgtctaatttatttatcacgcgataaaaatataacacatggcctgtagggctaagatggccggctctttattttttgtcaccatggctgtcacgttctaacaaatatgtaactgcgaaagtgacgcatagcatgacaggtgataaaaatgccaccatgatagctggtctggtatTCATAAATGCCATTAAAAGTCTCCTGTCATTACtttccagccagcctattatggatagctttatccatctttatccacgtgataaaataactg
The sequence above is a segment of the Cydia amplana chromosome 2, ilCydAmpl1.1, whole genome shotgun sequence genome. Coding sequences within it:
- the LOC134661165 gene encoding lysozyme-like isoform X2 — encoded protein: MHIKTQCVLLVVFSVCNDGKLFTRCKLAAELMKQKSIEKTFLGNWVCLIEKVSNRDTKAFVVTPSGKKYYGLYQIPSRWCRSGKKGGECNIACESLLDDDIADDTACAVDIFHKEGFKYWNQWTMRCKNDDTITKEIYKCPDLSSPRSSPERDLYAERLRKRRRLVRSKAQYIRQVYGVHA
- the LOC134661165 gene encoding lysozyme-like isoform X1, with the protein product MRISHVLYLIVLCYASARAKRFDTRCKLVRELGRVGFPNDIFLGQWVCLIEKVSNRDTKAFVVTPSGKKYYGLYQIPSRWCRSGKKGGECNIACESLLDDDIADDTACAVDIFHKEGFKYWNQWTMRCKNDDTITKEIYKCPDLSSPRSSPERDLYAERLRKRRRLVRSKAQYIRQVYGVHA